A single genomic interval of Asinibacterium sp. OR53 harbors:
- the htpG gene encoding molecular chaperone HtpG, which yields MQKGQIRVQTENIFPIIKKFLYSDHEIFLRELVSNAVDASQKLKTLSSIGEAKGELGELRIDVVLDAKEKTLSIIDRGVGMTGEEVDKYINQVAFSGAEEFVNKYKDANIIGHFGLGFYSAFMVSDKVEIYTKSFKEGSGVFWSCDGSPEFELYNVDYNERGTKIVLHINEESAEFLEAGRIKGILERFCKFLPIPIYFSEAGEKKEGEEKSINNTDPIWIKKPSELAKEDYEKFYRELYPFGETPLFWIHLNVDYPFNLTGVLYFPKIKQSYEIQKDKIQLYCNQVFVTDEVKDIVPEFLMLLHGVIDSPDIPLNVSRSYLQGDPNVKKINAHITKKVADKLEEIFRNERTSFEEKWESLGLFVKYGMMTDDKFLEKASKFLVMEDVDGKFYTLDEYKTATETLQKNKEGKQIILYTTNPVQQDAYIQAAKEKGYLVVKMETLVDAAFINNMEMKWENTSFTRVDADIVDNLIDKQESSNTVLSKEEEDQLKALFTLQIADLNVTTEVKGLSTSSAPVVATRPEFMRRMKDMAGVGGGGMTAFYAQMPDEVTLTVNGNHPIYQKLLKETNADIQQKQVRTLADLALLSQGLLKGNDLTSFINRNVELMQGN from the coding sequence ATGCAAAAAGGCCAGATAAGGGTTCAGACGGAGAATATCTTCCCGATCATTAAGAAATTCCTGTATAGTGACCATGAAATATTCCTGCGTGAACTGGTGAGTAATGCTGTAGATGCATCCCAGAAACTGAAAACATTGTCTTCTATCGGGGAGGCAAAAGGAGAGCTGGGAGAACTGCGGATCGATGTGGTATTGGATGCCAAAGAAAAAACGCTCAGCATTATCGACCGTGGCGTGGGTATGACGGGCGAAGAAGTAGATAAATACATCAACCAGGTAGCTTTCAGCGGCGCTGAAGAGTTCGTGAATAAATACAAGGACGCCAATATCATTGGACATTTCGGATTGGGTTTTTACAGCGCCTTCATGGTGAGCGATAAAGTAGAGATCTATACCAAAAGTTTCAAGGAAGGCAGTGGTGTTTTCTGGAGCTGCGATGGAAGTCCCGAGTTTGAATTGTACAATGTAGATTACAACGAGCGCGGCACCAAGATCGTGCTGCATATCAATGAGGAAAGCGCGGAGTTTCTTGAAGCTGGTCGTATCAAAGGCATACTGGAAAGGTTTTGTAAGTTCCTGCCCATCCCCATTTATTTTTCAGAAGCAGGTGAAAAGAAAGAAGGAGAAGAGAAATCTATCAATAACACCGATCCCATCTGGATCAAAAAGCCTTCGGAACTGGCCAAGGAAGACTATGAAAAATTCTACAGGGAATTGTATCCTTTCGGTGAAACGCCCTTATTCTGGATACACCTCAATGTAGATTATCCATTCAACCTTACCGGTGTATTGTATTTTCCCAAGATCAAGCAGAGCTACGAAATACAGAAGGATAAAATACAACTCTATTGCAACCAGGTATTCGTTACAGATGAAGTAAAAGACATTGTTCCCGAATTCCTGATGTTGCTGCATGGCGTGATTGATAGTCCGGATATTCCGCTGAACGTGAGCCGCAGTTACCTGCAGGGTGATCCGAATGTGAAAAAGATCAATGCGCACATTACCAAGAAAGTGGCGGATAAGCTGGAAGAAATATTCCGCAACGAAAGAACATCTTTCGAAGAGAAATGGGAGAGCCTGGGATTGTTTGTGAAGTATGGTATGATGACCGATGATAAGTTCCTGGAAAAAGCCAGCAAATTCCTGGTAATGGAAGACGTTGACGGAAAGTTCTATACGCTGGACGAATACAAAACAGCTACCGAAACCCTTCAGAAAAACAAAGAAGGTAAACAGATCATCTTGTATACGACCAACCCGGTTCAGCAGGATGCATACATACAGGCAGCCAAAGAAAAAGGATACCTGGTGGTAAAAATGGAAACCCTGGTGGATGCCGCTTTCATCAATAACATGGAGATGAAATGGGAAAATACCAGCTTCACACGAGTGGATGCAGATATCGTAGACAACCTGATTGACAAGCAGGAGAGCAGCAATACCGTATTGAGCAAAGAAGAAGAAGATCAATTGAAAGCTTTATTTACTTTACAAATTGCCGATCTGAATGTTACTACAGAAGTAAAGGGATTGAGCACAAGCAGTGCGCCCGTAGTGGCTACGCGTCCGGAATTCATGCGTCGTATGAAAGACATGGCAGGTGTAGGAGGAGGTGGCATGACTGCTTTCTATGCACAAATGCCCGATGAAGTGACCCTGACAGTGAACGGTAATCACCCTATTTACCAGAAACTGCTGAAAGAAACCAATGCAGATATACAACAGAAACAAGTGAGAACCCTTGCCGACCTGGCATTGCTTTCACAAGGATTGCTGAAAGGCAATGACCTTACCAGTTTCATCAACCGTAATGTGGAGTTGATGCAGGGAAATTAA
- a CDS encoding polyprenyl synthetase family protein, with product MNLAKQVISEELVRFESHFREAVKSRVALLDRIMQYIVKRKGKQLRPMFVLLSAKLGGDINDSSYRAASLVELLHTATLVHDDVVDDALERRGFFSINALWKNKIAVLVGDYLLSKGLLLSLNNKDHRVLEILTEAVRLMSEGELLQMEKSRKLNLEEATYYEIINGKTASLLASACAAGASTTFDSPVPVEKMRLFGEKVGMAFQIKDDLFDYGSQDIGKPTGNDIKEKKLTLPLIYTLNHCEKELKKKLIYIIRNENQQKDKVKFIIDAVTQSGGIRYATEKMLSYRNEALAILHEFPESPVRSALEELVRYTTDREY from the coding sequence ATGAATTTAGCAAAACAGGTCATATCAGAGGAATTGGTCAGGTTTGAATCCCATTTCAGGGAAGCTGTGAAGAGTCGGGTTGCCCTGCTGGACCGGATCATGCAGTATATAGTAAAGCGTAAAGGGAAGCAACTCCGGCCTATGTTCGTACTCCTGAGTGCCAAGCTGGGCGGGGATATCAACGATAGCAGCTACCGCGCCGCCTCCCTGGTTGAACTGCTCCATACCGCCACCCTGGTGCACGACGATGTAGTGGATGATGCCCTGGAAAGAAGGGGATTTTTTTCTATTAATGCGCTTTGGAAAAACAAAATAGCCGTGTTGGTAGGAGATTACCTGCTGTCGAAAGGGCTCCTCCTGTCACTCAATAATAAAGATCATCGTGTATTGGAAATCCTCACCGAAGCAGTAAGACTAATGAGCGAAGGAGAACTGTTGCAGATGGAGAAGTCACGAAAACTTAACCTGGAAGAAGCCACTTATTACGAAATTATCAACGGCAAAACCGCCTCTTTGCTGGCATCGGCTTGTGCGGCCGGTGCTTCTACTACCTTCGATTCGCCGGTACCTGTTGAAAAAATGAGGCTTTTTGGTGAAAAAGTGGGCATGGCTTTCCAGATAAAAGATGATCTGTTCGATTATGGCAGCCAGGATATAGGCAAGCCCACCGGTAACGACATCAAAGAAAAAAAACTGACCCTACCTTTGATCTATACCCTCAATCATTGCGAAAAAGAACTGAAGAAAAAACTTATTTACATCATCAGGAACGAGAACCAGCAAAAAGATAAAGTGAAATTCATCATCGACGCGGTTACCCAGTCAGGCGGTATCCGGTATGCTACGGAAAAGATGCTGAGCTACCGCAATGAGGCCCTGGCCATTCTGCACGAATTTCCCGAATCGCCTGTGCGAAGCGCACTTGAAGAGCTGGTGCGTTATACCACAGACCGGGAATATTGA
- the recJ gene encoding single-stranded-DNA-specific exonuclease RecJ, with translation MQKRWQIAKQDEAKTLALYEALKINQTLCGILVQRGIDDFNKAKQYFRPQLSDLHSPWLMKDMQKAVERIMLAFERHEKIMVYGDYDVDGTTAVACLFRYLHTIYDRIDFYIPHRYREGYGISQPGIDLAKEKGFTLIISLDCGIKSVELVEYAQTLGIDFVICDHHLPGPVLPAAAAILNPKQADCPYPYKELCGCGVGFKLMMALSEKLSLPAGTYLPYLDLVATAIAADIVPITGENRTLTFYGLRQVNESPNNGIRALMQLAGISKPLSINNLVFVIAPRVNAAGRMDDARKAVQLFIEQDYQTALGYAEMLHNDNADRREADSTITEEALAVIENDEKNLHRKTTVVYQEHWHKGVVGIVASRLIEKYYRPTVVLTRSGDYVAGSARSVAGFNLYEAIYACREYLLGYGGHFAAAGMTLLPENVQPFSEAFEKVVATQITDDLLIPEIVIDAAIRFSEITPSLYKILEQMEPFGPDNARPVFIARRVTDTGYSRVVKEHHIRFVVKQERISFTGIGFNLASKFHLLQMNAPVDIIFTIDENEWNGEKHLQLKVIDLNLSNPEHH, from the coding sequence ATGCAGAAACGATGGCAAATAGCGAAGCAGGATGAGGCCAAAACTTTGGCACTCTATGAAGCGCTGAAAATCAATCAGACGCTCTGTGGTATACTGGTGCAGCGCGGCATCGATGACTTTAATAAAGCAAAACAATATTTCCGTCCCCAGCTATCAGACCTGCACAGTCCCTGGCTGATGAAAGACATGCAGAAAGCCGTTGAGCGTATCATGCTGGCTTTTGAACGTCATGAAAAAATCATGGTTTACGGCGATTATGATGTAGATGGAACTACTGCCGTAGCCTGTCTTTTTCGCTATCTTCATACTATTTATGACCGCATAGATTTTTATATTCCACATCGTTACCGTGAAGGTTATGGCATTTCACAACCGGGTATCGATCTTGCAAAAGAAAAAGGGTTTACACTGATCATTTCGCTTGACTGTGGAATCAAGTCGGTAGAACTGGTTGAATATGCACAAACACTGGGCATCGATTTTGTCATTTGCGACCACCATTTGCCAGGACCGGTATTACCTGCAGCGGCAGCCATACTCAATCCCAAACAAGCCGACTGCCCTTATCCTTATAAAGAACTTTGCGGCTGCGGCGTAGGATTCAAGCTGATGATGGCTTTGAGTGAAAAACTATCGCTGCCTGCCGGTACTTATCTCCCTTATCTCGACCTGGTGGCTACCGCTATCGCGGCTGACATTGTACCCATCACCGGAGAGAACAGGACCTTGACTTTTTACGGACTCAGGCAGGTGAATGAATCACCGAATAACGGGATACGGGCACTCATGCAGTTGGCAGGTATCAGCAAACCGCTATCTATCAATAACCTCGTTTTTGTGATTGCACCCAGGGTCAATGCGGCGGGAAGGATGGACGATGCACGGAAAGCCGTACAACTCTTCATTGAACAGGATTACCAGACTGCGCTTGGTTATGCCGAAATGTTGCACAACGATAATGCCGATCGCCGGGAAGCTGACAGCACCATTACCGAAGAAGCATTAGCGGTGATCGAAAACGATGAGAAAAACCTGCACAGAAAAACGACTGTCGTGTACCAGGAGCATTGGCACAAAGGTGTAGTGGGCATCGTAGCGAGCAGACTAATTGAAAAATATTATCGTCCCACTGTGGTACTCACACGCAGTGGTGATTATGTTGCCGGCAGCGCCAGAAGCGTGGCCGGTTTCAATCTTTATGAAGCCATCTATGCCTGCCGCGAATACCTGCTGGGATATGGCGGACATTTTGCTGCTGCCGGCATGACTTTGCTGCCTGAAAATGTGCAGCCTTTCTCAGAAGCATTCGAAAAAGTAGTGGCTACGCAGATCACTGATGATTTGTTGATACCGGAGATTGTCATTGATGCAGCCATTCGTTTTTCAGAGATCACTCCATCACTTTATAAAATACTGGAACAGATGGAGCCTTTCGGGCCCGATAATGCGCGGCCCGTATTCATTGCCCGTCGCGTAACCGATACCGGTTATTCGCGTGTTGTAAAAGAACACCATATCCGTTTTGTAGTAAAACAGGAAAGGATCAGTTTCACCGGTATCGGATTCAACCTGGCTTCCAAATTCCATCTGTTGCAGATGAACGCACCTGTCGACATAATTTTCACCATCGATGAAAATGAATGGAATGGGGAGAAGCATTTGCAGTTGAAAGTAATCGATCTCAATCTAAGCAACCCGGAACATCATTAA
- a CDS encoding ferredoxin--NADP reductase: MQEQAGPSSIRLKVKQVIRETQDTRSFILEPIGDVPLQYLPGQFLTFLFRQSGGREARRSYSLSSTPLLNEPLMITVKRTTNGEYSRRLVDKTKEGDELLTIGASGFFTLPTTWHQYKQLIFFAAGSGISPVYALIKTVLYSNDTLPVVLIYSNRSPETTIFYESLKALQQAFPGRFQVIFLFSTVADLSKARLNVDLLHRLFGSQSVEQLGKQLFYLCGPFEYMRMITIALQGHGVPPANIRKEIFNVEKPQKRPAPPDTKPHQVKLLLAGKEYQFEVQYPVTILQAAKSLQIPVPYSCESGQCGTCAATCLEGKVWMWHNDVLLDDEVASGRVLTCTGYPVEAGVVLQVGT; this comes from the coding sequence ATGCAGGAACAGGCAGGCCCATCATCCATACGCTTAAAAGTCAAGCAGGTTATTCGTGAAACACAGGATACCCGCTCTTTTATTTTAGAACCTATAGGGGATGTGCCCTTGCAATACCTACCAGGCCAGTTCCTCACTTTTCTTTTCAGGCAGAGTGGGGGCAGGGAAGCGAGGCGTAGTTATTCACTTTCTTCAACACCTTTATTGAACGAGCCACTGATGATCACTGTTAAGCGCACAACAAACGGTGAATACTCCCGAAGACTGGTTGATAAAACGAAAGAAGGCGATGAATTGCTTACGATAGGCGCTTCTGGTTTCTTTACTTTACCAACAACGTGGCATCAATACAAGCAACTGATCTTTTTTGCAGCAGGTAGTGGTATTTCACCGGTCTATGCGCTTATCAAGACCGTATTATACAGCAACGATACACTTCCTGTTGTACTGATTTACAGTAACCGTTCTCCAGAAACCACTATATTCTACGAATCGTTGAAAGCATTGCAGCAGGCTTTTCCAGGAAGATTCCAGGTGATCTTTTTATTCAGCACGGTTGCCGATCTTTCCAAAGCAAGGTTGAATGTAGATCTCCTGCATCGATTGTTTGGCAGCCAGTCTGTAGAACAACTGGGAAAGCAATTGTTCTATCTATGTGGCCCCTTTGAATATATGCGCATGATCACCATTGCATTGCAAGGTCACGGTGTGCCGCCGGCCAATATCCGAAAGGAAATATTCAATGTAGAGAAGCCACAGAAAAGGCCTGCCCCTCCCGATACGAAGCCACACCAGGTAAAGCTTTTGCTGGCAGGCAAGGAATATCAATTCGAAGTGCAATACCCTGTTACCATTTTACAAGCAGCCAAATCTTTGCAAATACCTGTTCCTTACAGTTGCGAAAGCGGCCAATGTGGAACCTGTGCTGCTACTTGCCTGGAAGGAAAGGTTTGGATGTGGCACAATGATGTGTTGTTAGACGATGAGGTAGCCAGCGGAAGGGTACTCACTTGTACCGGATATCCAGTAGAAGCAGGTGTAGTGTTGCAGGTAGGAACTTAA